The following proteins are co-located in the Chitinivibrionales bacterium genome:
- a CDS encoding DUF362 domain-containing protein — MRKARREFLQTVAGGAMVAAVPGAGAGQSRSAVFTAKGSADKAIPALVEKLGGIEKFVKPKSRVLIKPNMSFSNPPSWGTGTSPLALKTLVSLCLEAGARRVVIADHTIREAALCREKTGFDKVVDPLKGAVLFTPDKQDQFVEKKNDDAKMLTRVELLKELDRADTLICLPTAKSHSAAGVSLGIKGLMGLVWDRSALHAEMDLHQAIAELLYYIKPSLTIVDASRALLDNGPAGPGKVVNLETFVGGIDPVAVDSIAVTKAQWYGMNLTGEKVKHLKIASRLGFGNVATDRIDEIVV; from the coding sequence ATGCGCAAGGCACGACGAGAGTTTTTGCAAACGGTTGCCGGTGGAGCGATGGTTGCGGCAGTTCCCGGCGCAGGGGCGGGGCAATCCCGCAGCGCCGTTTTTACGGCAAAGGGGAGCGCCGACAAGGCGATTCCCGCATTGGTTGAAAAGCTCGGGGGTATCGAAAAATTTGTCAAGCCGAAATCGCGGGTACTGATCAAGCCCAACATGAGTTTTTCCAACCCCCCCTCATGGGGCACCGGCACATCGCCCCTCGCGCTCAAAACGCTGGTTTCTCTTTGTCTGGAGGCCGGTGCGCGACGAGTGGTGATCGCCGATCATACAATCCGGGAAGCCGCGCTTTGCCGGGAGAAAACCGGCTTTGATAAAGTCGTAGACCCGTTAAAAGGCGCGGTTCTCTTTACGCCCGACAAACAGGACCAGTTTGTTGAGAAGAAAAACGATGACGCGAAGATGTTAACACGGGTGGAACTGCTCAAGGAACTCGACCGGGCCGATACCCTGATCTGTCTTCCCACGGCAAAATCTCACAGCGCCGCCGGGGTTTCGCTGGGAATAAAAGGGCTGATGGGGCTGGTCTGGGACCGTAGCGCCCTGCATGCCGAAATGGATTTACACCAGGCGATAGCCGAACTGCTCTATTATATTAAACCGTCGCTTACTATTGTCGATGCCTCCCGCGCCCTGCTCGACAACGGACCGGCCGGTCCGGGCAAAGTAGTCAATCTCGAAACTTTTGTTGGAGGAATCGATCCGGTAGCGGTCGACAGCATCGCGGTCACCAAAGCCCAATGGTACGGTATGAACCTTACCGGTGAAAAGGTGAAACATCTCAAAATCGCTTCCCGGCTCGGGTTCGGCAATGTTGCGACGGACAGGATCGATGAGATCGTTGTTTAA